In Pseudovibrio brasiliensis, the following are encoded in one genomic region:
- the rplR gene encoding 50S ribosomal protein L18 — MANGNSFERRRARVRRSIQKVANGRPRLSVFRSSKQIYAQIIDDSKGLTLASASTIEKDVKVEYGGNKDAAAVVGKLIAERAIAAGIKEVVFDRGGYIYHGRVKALADAAREGGLNF; from the coding sequence ATGGCGAATGGAAATTCTTTCGAACGTCGTCGCGCCCGTGTGCGCCGTTCGATCCAAAAGGTAGCGAATGGTCGTCCTCGACTGTCCGTTTTCCGCTCATCCAAGCAGATTTACGCTCAGATCATCGACGATTCCAAGGGTCTGACCCTTGCTTCCGCGTCTACCATTGAGAAAGACGTGAAAGTAGAATACGGCGGCAACAAAGATGCTGCTGCTGTAGTTGGTAAGCTGATTGCTGAACGCGCTATTGCTGCTGGCATTAAAGAAGTCGTGTTTGATCGTGGTGGTTACATCTATCATGGCCGTGTAAAGGCCCTGGCAGATGCAGCACGTGAAGGCGGTCTGAACTTCTGA
- the rpsC gene encoding 30S ribosomal protein S3: MGQKINPIGLRLGINRTWDSRWFASKNEYGDLLHEDFRIREYLLKELKQAAVSKVVIERPHKKCRVTIHSGRPGVVIGKKGADIERLRKKLSAMTNSEVHLNIVEVRKPETDAALVAASIAQQLERRVAFRRAMKRAVQSAMRLGAQGIRINCGGRLGGAEIARIEWYREGRVPLHTLRADIDYGTATAHTAYGACGVKVWIFKGEILEHDPMASERRATEGGGKSERQGGGRRERAA, encoded by the coding sequence ATGGGTCAGAAGATTAATCCGATCGGTCTTCGTCTTGGCATCAACCGGACTTGGGACTCCCGCTGGTTCGCGAGCAAGAATGAATATGGCGATCTTCTTCATGAAGATTTCCGCATTCGCGAATACCTGCTCAAAGAACTGAAGCAGGCTGCTGTATCTAAGGTTGTCATCGAGCGTCCGCACAAAAAGTGCCGTGTAACTATCCACTCTGGTCGCCCAGGTGTTGTTATCGGTAAAAAAGGTGCAGACATCGAGCGTCTTCGTAAGAAGCTGTCCGCGATGACTAACTCCGAAGTACACCTCAACATCGTTGAAGTGCGCAAGCCGGAAACTGATGCAGCTCTTGTTGCAGCATCCATCGCTCAGCAGCTCGAGCGTCGTGTAGCATTCCGTCGTGCCATGAAGCGTGCAGTTCAGTCTGCAATGCGTCTTGGCGCTCAGGGCATCCGTATTAACTGCGGTGGTCGTCTGGGCGGTGCGGAAATCGCACGTATCGAATGGTACCGTGAAGGTCGCGTGCCACTGCACACTCTTCGTGCAGACATCGACTATGGTACCGCGACTGCACACACCGCTTACGGTGCTTGCGGCGTGAAAGTCTGGATCTTCAAGGGCGAAATCCTTGAGCATGATCCAATGGCTTCCGAACGTCGTGCGACCGAAGGTGGTGGCAAGAGCGAACGCCAAGGTGGCGGTCGTCGTGAGCGCGCAGCATAA
- the rplV gene encoding 50S ribosomal protein L22, with product MGKQKHERMLADNEAKAVCRMLRVSPQKLNLVAASIRGKKVGAALADLTFSRKRISGDVKKTLMSAIANAENNHDLDVDNLVVAEAFVGKALVMKRFQPRARGRVGRIMKPFSNLTIVVREVEETA from the coding sequence ATGGGCAAGCAGAAGCATGAGCGGATGCTCGCCGACAACGAGGCGAAGGCAGTTTGCCGCATGCTGCGGGTTTCCCCGCAGAAGTTGAACCTCGTTGCTGCATCTATCCGCGGTAAGAAGGTTGGCGCAGCACTCGCTGATCTTACCTTCTCCCGTAAGCGCATTTCTGGCGACGTTAAGAAAACCTTGATGTCTGCTATTGCGAATGCGGAAAACAATCATGATCTCGACGTCGACAACCTTGTCGTCGCCGAGGCGTTTGTTGGCAAGGCGCTTGTCATGAAGCGCTTCCAGCCGCGGGCTCGTGGTCGTGTTGGACGGATTATGAAGCCGTTTTCCAACCTGACCATCGTGGTTCGGGAAGTTGAGGAGACTGCCTGA
- the rplF gene encoding 50S ribosomal protein L6: MSRIGKKPVPVPSGVTATINGQNVIVKGPKGELSFVVNDVVSVEMTDDGIRLDPRNQSKTARSMWGMSRTMVANLITGVTSGFEKQLAITGVGYRAQVQGKTLNLALGFSHDVKFDIPEGVEIKCPKPTEIVINGINKQQIGQVAANIREYRPPEPYKGKGIRYADEFIVRKEGKKK, from the coding sequence ATGTCTCGAATTGGCAAAAAGCCAGTCCCTGTGCCTAGCGGGGTAACGGCAACGATCAACGGCCAGAATGTTATCGTAAAAGGCCCGAAGGGGGAACTCTCCTTCGTGGTCAACGATGTCGTTTCGGTCGAAATGACGGATGATGGTATCCGTCTTGATCCGCGCAACCAGTCCAAGACTGCGCGTTCTATGTGGGGTATGTCCCGCACCATGGTCGCTAACCTCATCACAGGTGTGACCTCCGGCTTCGAAAAGCAGCTGGCGATTACCGGTGTTGGTTACCGTGCACAGGTTCAAGGCAAAACTCTTAATCTTGCTCTTGGTTTCTCTCACGATGTCAAGTTCGACATTCCTGAGGGTGTAGAAATCAAATGCCCGAAGCCGACAGAAATTGTCATCAACGGCATTAACAAACAGCAGATTGGGCAGGTAGCCGCGAACATTCGTGAATATCGCCCGCCTGAGCCATATAAAGGCAAGGGTATTCGTTATGCGGACGAGTTCATCGTTCGTAAAGAAGGCAAGAAGAAGTAA
- the rplN gene encoding 50S ribosomal protein L14, translated as MIQMQTNLDVADNSGARRVMCIKVLGGSKRKYAGVGDIIVVSVKEAIPRGRVKKGDVMKAVVVRTAKDIRRADGSVIRFDRNAAVLINNNKEPIGTRIFGPVPRELRGKNHMKIISLAPEVL; from the coding sequence ATGATTCAGATGCAAACAAACCTCGACGTTGCCGATAACAGCGGTGCGCGTCGTGTCATGTGCATCAAAGTGCTCGGCGGCTCCAAACGGAAGTATGCTGGCGTTGGCGACATCATTGTTGTCTCCGTCAAAGAAGCAATTCCGCGGGGTCGTGTTAAAAAGGGCGACGTGATGAAAGCGGTCGTCGTGCGCACGGCTAAAGACATCCGTCGTGCAGACGGCAGTGTGATCCGCTTCGACCGCAACGCGGCTGTGCTGATCAACAACAACAAAGAACCGATCGGAACACGTATTTTTGGCCCAGTTCCTCGTGAACTGCGTGGCAAGAATCACATGAAGATCATTTCGCTTGCGCCGGAGGTGCTCTGA
- the rpsH gene encoding 30S ribosomal protein S8: MSISDPVGDMITRIRNAQMRRKSKVSTPASKLRARILDVLISEGYIRGYTAVDFGAGKSELEIELKYFDGEPVIRTIERVSKPGRRVYSSVKNIPHVANGLGVSILSTPQGVMADHDAREKNVGGEVLCRVF; the protein is encoded by the coding sequence ATGTCGATTTCCGATCCAGTCGGGGATATGATCACGCGCATCCGTAATGCGCAGATGCGTCGCAAATCTAAAGTAAGCACACCTGCTTCTAAGTTGCGCGCTCGCATCCTGGACGTTCTGATTTCTGAAGGTTACATCCGCGGTTACACCGCTGTTGACTTCGGTGCAGGCAAGTCCGAACTTGAAATTGAACTGAAATACTTTGATGGCGAACCAGTGATCCGCACCATTGAGCGCGTATCTAAGCCTGGTCGTCGCGTGTATTCTTCAGTCAAGAACATCCCACACGTTGCAAACGGCTTGGGTGTGTCTATTCTGTCAACTCCTCAGGGCGTTATGGCAGACCACGATGCACGTGAGAAAAATGTGGGTGGTGAAGTACTCTGCCGCGTCTTCTGA
- the rplB gene encoding 50S ribosomal protein L2: MALKTFNPTSPGRRQLVQVDRSDLWKGKPVKKLTEGLSKSGGRNNYGRKTANNIGGGHKRTYRLIDFKRRKFDVVGTVERLEYDPNRTAFIALITYDDGEQAYILAPQRLAAGDKVIAGEAVDIKPGNAMPLASIPVGTIIHNIEMKPGKGAQIARSAGAYAQIVGRDAGYTVIRLLSGEQRRVLGTCMATVGAVSNQDHANINLGKAGRSRWLGRRPHVRGVAMNPVDHPHGGGEGRTSGGRHPVTPWGKPTKGKRTRSNKSSDKYIVRSRHARKK, translated from the coding sequence ATGGCACTTAAGACATTTAATCCGACATCTCCTGGCCGTCGTCAGCTGGTCCAGGTAGACCGTTCTGATCTTTGGAAAGGCAAGCCAGTCAAGAAATTGACTGAAGGTCTGTCCAAGTCCGGTGGTCGTAACAACTACGGTCGTAAGACTGCGAACAACATTGGTGGTGGTCACAAGCGTACCTACCGCCTGATCGACTTCAAACGTCGTAAATTCGACGTTGTCGGTACTGTTGAGCGTCTGGAATACGATCCAAACCGCACCGCTTTCATCGCACTCATCACTTATGATGACGGTGAGCAGGCATACATCCTTGCACCACAGCGTCTTGCTGCTGGCGATAAGGTTATTGCTGGTGAAGCTGTGGATATTAAGCCAGGCAACGCTATGCCTCTGGCTTCTATTCCAGTGGGTACCATCATCCACAACATCGAGATGAAGCCAGGCAAAGGCGCGCAGATTGCACGCTCAGCTGGTGCTTACGCTCAGATCGTTGGTCGTGATGCTGGTTACACAGTCATCCGTCTGCTTTCCGGTGAACAGCGTCGCGTTCTTGGCACCTGTATGGCTACCGTTGGTGCGGTATCCAACCAGGACCACGCGAACATCAACCTTGGTAAGGCTGGTCGTTCCCGTTGGCTGGGTCGTCGCCCGCACGTTCGCGGTGTTGCTATGAACCCTGTCGATCACCCACATGGTGGTGGTGAAGGTCGCACCTCCGGTGGACGTCATCCGGTTACCCCTTGGGGTAAGCCGACCAAAGGCAAGCGCACACGCAGTAACAAGTCCAGCGATAAGTATATCGTTCGTTCTCGTCACGCGCGTAAGAAGTAA
- the rpsQ gene encoding 30S ribosomal protein S17: MPKRILQGVVVSDANEKTVTVKVERRFTHPLLKKVVRRTKKYRAHDENNSYKVGDTVQIEECAPISKNKKWTVVSSEAAS; encoded by the coding sequence ATGCCAAAGCGTATTTTGCAGGGTGTCGTTGTTAGCGATGCGAACGAAAAGACAGTAACGGTGAAGGTAGAGCGTCGCTTTACCCACCCATTGCTGAAAAAAGTTGTGCGCCGTACGAAGAAGTATCGTGCACATGACGAAAATAATTCTTACAAGGTTGGCGACACAGTTCAGATTGAAGAGTGTGCTCCAATCTCTAAGAATAAGAAATGGACCGTTGTTTCTTCGGAAGCAGCGAGCTAG
- the rpsE gene encoding 30S ribosomal protein S5 gives MARQDNRDREERDSEFVDKLVHINRVAKVVKGGRRFGFAALVVVGDQKGRVGFGHGKAREVPEAIRKATEAAKRTMVRVPLREGRTLHHDVEGRHGAGKVVLRAAPAGTGIIAGGPMRAVFETLGVQDVVAKSLGTSNPYNMVRATFDALKKEDSPRSVAARRGLKVSSLQARRRDNDDAAPVKAEA, from the coding sequence ATGGCGAGACAGGATAATCGGGATCGTGAAGAGCGCGACAGCGAATTTGTCGATAAGCTTGTTCACATCAACCGCGTCGCTAAAGTAGTTAAGGGTGGCCGTCGCTTCGGCTTCGCTGCTCTTGTAGTAGTAGGTGACCAGAAGGGCCGTGTAGGCTTTGGTCACGGTAAGGCTCGTGAAGTGCCTGAAGCCATCCGCAAAGCAACTGAAGCTGCTAAGCGTACTATGGTTCGTGTGCCACTTCGTGAAGGTCGTACTCTTCACCACGATGTTGAAGGCCGTCACGGCGCAGGTAAAGTTGTACTTCGTGCAGCTCCTGCTGGTACCGGTATCATTGCTGGTGGTCCAATGCGTGCGGTGTTCGAAACACTTGGTGTTCAGGACGTTGTTGCGAAGTCCCTCGGTACTTCCAACCCGTACAACATGGTTCGTGCAACCTTTGATGCGCTGAAAAAAGAAGACAGCCCGCGTTCTGTTGCAGCACGTCGTGGTCTCAAGGTATCTTCCTTGCAGGCTCGTCGTCGTGACAACGATGATGCGGCACCAGTAAAGGCTGAGGCGTAA
- the rpmC gene encoding 50S ribosomal protein L29, whose amino-acid sequence MKATDVRAKTSDELKANLEELKKEQFNLRFQRATGQLENTARVRQVRRDIARIQTVLREKRVSDNA is encoded by the coding sequence ATGAAGGCTACCGATGTAAGAGCTAAGACCTCTGATGAGCTCAAGGCAAACCTGGAAGAGCTGAAAAAAGAACAGTTCAACCTGCGTTTCCAGCGGGCCACCGGTCAGCTCGAAAACACCGCTCGTGTTCGTCAGGTTCGCCGGGACATCGCGCGGATCCAGACAGTACTGCGCGAAAAGCGCGTGTCTGACAACGCATAA
- the rplE gene encoding 50S ribosomal protein L5 translates to MADATYTPRLKAHYNDVVRGQLQEKFNYTNSMMIPSVEKIVLNMGVGEAVGDSKKARIAAEDLSLIAGQKAVITRARKSIATFKVREDMPLGTKVTLRRNQMFEFMDRLITIALPRVRDFRGLNPKSFDGRGNYAMGLKEHIVFPEIDYDKVDQMWGMDIVVCTTAKTDDEARELLRAFNFPFRK, encoded by the coding sequence ATGGCTGACGCTACTTACACTCCACGGCTCAAAGCGCACTACAATGACGTAGTGCGTGGCCAGCTTCAGGAGAAGTTTAACTACACCAACTCAATGATGATCCCTTCGGTCGAAAAGATCGTTTTGAACATGGGTGTTGGTGAAGCTGTTGGTGACAGCAAGAAGGCTCGTATCGCTGCTGAAGATCTGAGCTTGATTGCTGGTCAAAAGGCGGTTATTACCCGTGCTAGAAAATCTATCGCGACCTTTAAGGTTCGTGAAGATATGCCACTGGGTACTAAAGTTACACTTCGTCGTAACCAGATGTTCGAATTCATGGATCGTTTGATCACCATCGCGCTTCCGCGTGTACGTGACTTCCGCGGCCTGAATCCGAAGAGCTTCGACGGACGTGGCAACTACGCTATGGGTCTTAAAGAACACATTGTTTTCCCAGAGATTGACTACGATAAAGTAGATCAGATGTGGGGTATGGACATTGTTGTTTGTACCACAGCGAAAACCGATGACGAAGCGCGTGAACTGCTGCGCGCGTTCAACTTCCCGTTCCGCAAATAA
- the rplP gene encoding 50S ribosomal protein L16, translating into MLQPKRTKFRKQHKGRIHGNAKGGTDLNFGAYGLKAMEPERITARQIEAARRAMTRYMKRAGRVWIRIFPDVPVSSKPAEVRMGKGKGSPEYWACRVKPGRIMFEMDGVSEEIAREAMRLAAAKLPIKCRFVQRIGE; encoded by the coding sequence ATGCTGCAACCAAAGCGTACTAAGTTCCGCAAGCAGCACAAGGGCCGCATCCATGGCAACGCCAAGGGTGGTACGGACCTCAATTTCGGCGCCTACGGCCTTAAGGCCATGGAGCCAGAGCGTATTACCGCTCGTCAGATTGAGGCTGCCCGTCGTGCAATGACCCGTTACATGAAGCGTGCGGGTCGCGTGTGGATCAGAATCTTCCCGGATGTTCCTGTATCCTCCAAGCCGGCTGAAGTCCGTATGGGTAAGGGTAAAGGTTCTCCTGAGTACTGGGCGTGCCGGGTTAAACCTGGTCGCATCATGTTCGAAATGGACGGTGTGTCTGAAGAAATTGCTCGTGAAGCAATGCGTCTGGCCGCTGCAAAACTCCCAATTAAGTGCCGGTTCGTCCAGCGCATTGGCGAGTAA
- the rpsS gene encoding 30S ribosomal protein S19, whose translation MARSIWKGPFIDGYLLKKADKVRESGRNEVIKTWSRRSTILPHFVGLTFGVYNGQKHIPVLISEDMVGHKLGEFAPSRTYYGHGADKKSKRK comes from the coding sequence GTGGCACGTTCGATCTGGAAAGGGCCGTTCATCGACGGTTACCTCCTGAAGAAAGCGGATAAGGTTCGTGAATCCGGCCGGAATGAGGTCATTAAGACCTGGAGCCGACGTTCTACCATTCTGCCGCACTTTGTGGGGTTGACTTTTGGCGTCTATAACGGTCAAAAGCACATTCCTGTTTTGATCAGTGAAGACATGGTTGGTCACAAGTTGGGCGAATTCGCTCCTTCTCGTACCTACTACGGTCATGGCGCTGACAAAAAGTCAAAGAGGAAGTAG
- the rpsN gene encoding 30S ribosomal protein S14, which translates to MAKKSAVEKNKRRVALVSKFADKRAALKAMAKDESLSLEERFNARLKLAKLPRNSAPTRVRNRCEVTGRPRGYYRKLKMSRIALRELGSLGKIPGLVKSSW; encoded by the coding sequence ATGGCGAAGAAAAGCGCGGTCGAGAAAAACAAGCGGCGCGTAGCTCTTGTTAGCAAGTTTGCTGACAAGCGTGCTGCCCTGAAGGCCATGGCCAAAGACGAGAGCTTGTCCCTTGAGGAGCGTTTCAATGCACGGCTTAAGCTTGCTAAGCTGCCGCGCAATTCCGCGCCTACACGGGTACGCAACCGGTGTGAAGTCACAGGTCGCCCACGCGGTTATTACCGCAAACTTAAGATGTCGCGTATTGCGCTTCGTGAGTTGGGTTCCCTGGGCAAGATCCCGGGTCTCGTGAAGTCGAGCTGGTAA
- the rplX gene encoding 50S ribosomal protein L24, whose amino-acid sequence MPAKIKKGDKVVVIAGRDKGKTGEVLQMIPSENRAVVRGVNMVKRHQRQTQQSEGGIITKEAPIQLSNIAIADPKDGKPTRVGFTTNEAGNTVRVAKRSGDVIDG is encoded by the coding sequence ATGCCCGCGAAGATCAAAAAGGGCGACAAGGTCGTCGTAATTGCCGGTCGTGACAAAGGAAAGACTGGGGAAGTTCTCCAGATGATCCCATCCGAAAACCGCGCTGTCGTGCGTGGCGTAAACATGGTGAAACGTCACCAGCGCCAGACCCAGCAGAGCGAGGGTGGAATCATCACAAAGGAAGCTCCAATTCAGCTTTCCAATATTGCCATTGCTGATCCTAAGGATGGCAAGCCGACCCGCGTCGGTTTCACGACTAATGAAGCAGGTAACACCGTACGTGTTGCTAAGCGTTCAGGAGACGTGATTGATGGCTGA